The Vibrio sp. NTOU-M3 genomic sequence CTGAGATGCGTTAACAATGGTTTGATTTACGTCATTAACTTTCACATTTGTATTAATTGTGACACTTAAATCCATCGCTGTGACGTTAACAGTCGGCACTCGTACTGAAATTGCCTCAAATTTGTTAGAAAATTTCGGGAAGATTCTTTCAATACCCTTATGCAACTTCGTGTCTACGGGAATAATCGACTGACTGGCTGCACGCGTCCGTCTAAGGTCGCTATGATACGCATCGATCACTTGCTGATCATTCATCGAAGAGTGGATTGTTGTGATAGTCCCAGATTCGATACCAAACGCATCATCAAGTGCTTTGATTATCGGGACAATACAGTTGGTAGTGCATGAGCCGTTTGACACAACACGGTGTTCATTTTTCAAGGTGTCATGGTTAACACCATAGATAATGGTGTTATCAAGATCATTCGCACCAGGGTGTGAGAACAGCACTTTCTTTGCACCGGCATCAATGTGTTCTTGCCCATCAGCTTGAGAACCATATACACCAGTGCAATCAAGCACTAAATCAACATCTAAATCACGCCATGGCAGTAAATTAATTTCGGCTAAGTGCAGAATTCGAATTGAATCAAACTCACCGCTTTCGTGGTGTACGTAGATATGCTCTTGATCATTGGAGATCTTCTTGCCAAATCGTCCATGACTGGTGTCATATTGTAATAAGTGTGCCATTGCATCTGGCTGCGCTAGTTCATTGACTGCAACAACCTTAATTTGCTGATGCTTACCACTTTCGTAAACTGCTCGGAGAACATTGCGACC encodes the following:
- the epd gene encoding erythrose-4-phosphate dehydrogenase, with the translated sequence MLKVAINGFGRIGRNVLRAVYESGKHQQIKVVAVNELAQPDAMAHLLQYDTSHGRFGKKISNDQEHIYVHHESGEFDSIRILHLAEINLLPWRDLDVDLVLDCTGVYGSQADGQEHIDAGAKKVLFSHPGANDLDNTIIYGVNHDTLKNEHRVVSNGSCTTNCIVPIIKALDDAFGIESGTITTIHSSMNDQQVIDAYHSDLRRTRAASQSIIPVDTKLHKGIERIFPKFSNKFEAISVRVPTVNVTAMDLSVTINTNVKVNDVNQTIVNASQCTLQGIVDYTEAPLVSIDFNHDPHSAIVDGTQTRVSNGHLVKMLVWCDNEWGFANRMLDTALAMQAAK